Below is a window of Veillonella rodentium DNA.
ACCTTTTCATTTCTCATGATTTGAGTATGGTGCGTTACATCAGCCATCGGATGGTGGTTATGTATATGGGGTCCGTTATGGAAGAGGGACCGGCTCTTGATTTGTATGAATTCCCACAACATCCATATACTCGTGCGTTAACGGCACTGAACGGACCGGTTATCCCTCATGCGCCGATAGGGACACCGCTTAGAGGGGAACCGCCAAATCCACTAAATCCGCCGACAGGATGCTTATTCAGCGGACGTTGTCCGGAAGCGGAACAAAGGTGTTATACAGAGCGACCACCGCTCAGGGAATGGGCTGATCGTCGCATTGCGTGTTGGCATTTGTAACGGGAGATTATAAATGGGAAAACTAATTGTTGGCAAGTCTTTGGAGAATCGGCTCGATGCGTACATCAGAGAATTTGCACCTGCCGGAAACATATCCTATGTAGTTATGCAATTTAATGATGGCGAGGAACCGATTCTCATCGCTGCTAAGGGAGAACATACGGTACATAGCGGTGCGAGTATGATTAAGGTACTCATTATGGAATACGTTTTTTATTTGGCTCGTATAGATCAACTGAATCTGAATGATGCGGTTTCTCTTTCGCGTACACCTCGAGTTGAAGGCGGCGGAGCATTACAGGAGCTGACAGGTAAACATAGTTTTACATATTTGGAATTATGTCGGCTGATGATGGTGCTCAGTGATAATTGGGCTACAAACCTTCTTATCATGACGCTCGGTATGGAGAATATCAACGCCCGTGCGGAACAGCTGGGGCTTGATGACTTGGAACTCAATCGCATGATGATGGACTTCGAGGCATCTTCAGAGGGCCGGGAGAATCGGCTAACCGCTATGTCCTTAGCACGCTTGTACCATCACATTTTTGAACATAGAGACCGTGATGCATACGGGCATGAAATGTGGAATATTTTGGGACGTCAACAATTTAGAGATATTCTGCCCTTTTATTGGGGCGAAGATGTATGCTTTCACCATAAAACGGGATCCCTTGATTGCGTAGAGCATGATGGAGGCGTACTGGAAACATTTAGCGGTCATTTTTGTTTTGTGCTGCTCATGAGCGGTATTGGAAATGTCCGTGCCAAAGAATTAGGTGCTCGAGTGGGGCGCAGTATGAAAGAATTTGTAGAGGAAGCATTGCCATGATGGATAAACGCAATTTGTTAAAACTCATGGTTCTCGCTCTCGGTGTGAGTGTGATTCTATTTGTGTTTGGATACCCAAGAGGGGCTCAACATATAGATGAACATACAATCCGTTACGTTTTAGAGCAGGAACCGTCTACGCTAGACCCGGCGAAGTCGAACACATCTCCGGAGGCTACGGTACAATTACAATTATTTGATGGCCTTGTGCGCCTCAATGATGAAAGTGAGCCGGAACCGGCGCTTGCGAAAAGCTGGGAAATTTCCGAAGATGGTTTGGAATATACATTCCATTTACGACCTGATTTGAAGTGGTCAAACGGTGAGCCGTTGACCGCCCGCGATTTTGAATACGCATGGAAGCGCGCCTTAAATCCTGATGTTCATGCGGATAATGCATATATGTTATATGTGCTGAAAAACGGCGAAGCCTATAATAACGGTGATGCCGAGGCTGATGATGTAGGTGTTAAGGCTGTTGATGATGATACGCTTGTAGTTACACTGGAAAATCCGACGGCGTATTTCTTAAAATTGCTTGCATCTCACGGTTATTATCCGGTGAATAAAAAAGCGGTAGAGGCTCATGAAAACTGGGCATCCGAAGCGGAAACGCTGGTATCCAACGGACCGTATCGCCTGCTTCGTTGGCATCATAACGGAGAAATGGATTTTGTAAAGAATCCGAACTATTGGGATGCCGATTCCGTTAAGACCGAGAATATGAACTGGCCTATCAGCGAATCTCAAAGTACGAGGTTGACTCTTGTGGAAGGCGGCGAAGCCGATATGACCGTAGAACCGCCGGTGGCGGATCAACAGAGGCTGGAAGAGGCCGGGCTGTTACATATCGGGCCTATGTTAGGTAACTATTACTATGTGTTTAACGTGACCGCTGAACCGTTCACAGATCCTGAAGTGCGTAAAGCATTCTCCATGGTTATCAACCGGGCTGATATCGTTAAAAATATTGTCAAGGGCGGTAAAGAAGCCGCATATGCGTTTGTGCCGTACGGTATGCTTGAAAGCAACGGCCGCGACGATTTCCGCGAAGCCGGCAGCTATCTCGTGTATGAAGATGTGGAACAGGCAAAGGAAATTCTGAGAAATGCAGGCTATGGGAAAAATCGTCCATTGCCGCCGATTACGATATTGTACAACACCAGCGAGCTGCATAAATCTATTGCAGAAGCTATTCAAGCGGCCTGGACCGAAGCTTTCGGTGCAGATGTGCGTTTGCAGAACCAGGAAACAAAGGTATTCCTCGCTGATAGGGAGGCGGGTAAATACCAGGTGGCTCGTGCTTCCTGGGTAGCGGACTACAGTGACCCTCAAAACTTCCTGGAGGTGTTCTCCGCAGAGGATAATGACGGTCAATATCATAGCGAAGAATACAATGACCTTATCGCACGTATCCGTGTGACCCCTAATGGACCGGAGCGTGATGCGCTCATGCATGAAGCGGAAAAGATGATTTTTGATGAATCCCTTGTTATGCCGTTGTATTTTACAACTCAGCCATATGTAACGAACGGAACGATTCAAGATTATTTCTGGACCACATTAGGTCTTGTTGACTTTAAAAAAGCATACAAATAAGATACACTTAAGACGTACACATTGTGTACGTCTTTTTGTATGTTTGCTTTCCAGTATGAACGTTAGAAAAGTTTAGATAAATTGTGAGGCATTATGGAGTGGAAATATCCGAAACGGTTGGCACCGGGTATGACAATCGGTTGTATAGCACCCGCCAGCAGCAGCGATGAGTCATTAGAAATGATACAGCAGATATGTAGAGCGAAAGGGTATGATATTATATTCGGTGAATCCTGTCGCAGCAAGGGATTATATGGCGGATCGGCAGAGAAACAAGCCGAAGAATTTCAATGGATGATGACAGATGGCCCTTGTGATGCGGTCTTGGCATTGCGCGGAGGCTACGGCACGATGCGATATCTTGATAAAATTGATTACGATGCTGTTCGAGAGTATAAGAAGCCTTTTATCGGATATAGTGACTGTACAGCTCTTCATATGGCGATTAATCGATACAGTCGTCTCGTAACCTATCACGGTCCGATGGGTGTCGATTTTAAACCGGAAAGACATGATGACATTGATGCTCTTTTTTCAGCGGTGGAAGGTAAATTGCAGGTAATTGAACCGTTACCGGAGCCGCCCCGTGGTGCCATCGGAACCGAATTAGGTGACGGTATCTTGCGTGGCGGTAACATGACAATGTTATCCATGCTTTGCGGTACTCCGTATTTTTTTGAGGATGACAGTGTTGAGGATACGATTCTTTTCATCGAAGATATAGGGGAAGCGCCGTATAAATTAGATCGTATGTTGCAACAATGGCGTCTATCCGGATTGTTGAATCGCATCAAAGGTCTTATGGTCGGTACTTTCACGGATTGTGATGGCGATGAGGGCGAACGGGAGTATGATATAGGGTATGAAGCATTGCGATATATGGAGGAAAACCGCAAGTCGTCTTTGCCGGATCCCTTTGTTTGTTATGTTCCGACCGGACACGGTACACCTCATCAGACATTGCCGTTAGGGGCACATGTTCATTTCAGATATATTTCAAACACAATCGTGTTATCGCCGTATACATCCTAATAAGAAAGAGAAACTATGACATTACAGGAACGTGAAGCACAGGCTTGTGCTATTATTGACAATCTGCAGGATGAGTTAAAGGCAATTTCTCTATTTCTGCATGATAATCCCGAGTTGGGGCAGGCGGAATTTAAAGCGCTGGAGAAAATCAGTCAGTACATGACGGATAAAGGATTCATTACACAAGTCGGATTAACCGGACGGCCTGAACTGCGCACAGCAATGCGCAGCGATAAGAATATAGAACGGAATCATAAAATGGCTTTTCTCGGCGAATATGATGCATTGCCCGAGTTAGGTCATGGGTGCGGACATAATTTAATCGCAATCATGAGCATGGGCGCGGCTATAGCCTTTAGTCAAACTTGTGATGAACGGTGGGGCACAACCTTCTTCGGCTGTCCTGCCGAAGAAACTATCGGCGGTAAGGTATTTATGGCGGAGGAGCACCTCTTTGATGGATATGAGGGGGCACTTATCATTCATCCGGGTGGTGAAAATGAGGTTGGCGGTACATCGTTGGCGACGCATCCTCTGGAGGTGACCTTTTACGGCCGTTCTTGTCATATTGCATCCCTTACAGATTCCGGTGTCAATGCGCTCGACTGCGCCGTTGATTTATATCAATCGATAAAACGTATGAAAGCGGAGCAATTTCCTAAAGGTGTTATTGTAGGTATCATTTTCACGGAGGCCGGAGCAGCCCCTAATGTGGTGACC
It encodes the following:
- a CDS encoding serine hydrolase, whose translation is MGKLIVGKSLENRLDAYIREFAPAGNISYVVMQFNDGEEPILIAAKGEHTVHSGASMIKVLIMEYVFYLARIDQLNLNDAVSLSRTPRVEGGGALQELTGKHSFTYLELCRLMMVLSDNWATNLLIMTLGMENINARAEQLGLDDLELNRMMMDFEASSEGRENRLTAMSLARLYHHIFEHRDRDAYGHEMWNILGRQQFRDILPFYWGEDVCFHHKTGSLDCVEHDGGVLETFSGHFCFVLLMSGIGNVRAKELGARVGRSMKEFVEEALP
- a CDS encoding amidohydrolase — protein: MTLQEREAQACAIIDNLQDELKAISLFLHDNPELGQAEFKALEKISQYMTDKGFITQVGLTGRPELRTAMRSDKNIERNHKMAFLGEYDALPELGHGCGHNLIAIMSMGAAIAFSQTCDERWGTTFFGCPAEETIGGKVFMAEEHLFDGYEGALIIHPGGENEVGGTSLATHPLEVTFYGRSCHIASLTDSGVNALDCAVDLYQSIKRMKAEQFPKGVIVGIIFTEAGAAPNVVTDTATLRMTVRGRTVDDLEHIILPAIKAEAKEIAEHYGARVEMHHYEPLFKDMRQDKMLLELFDEVMTEFGERPRRLPDDEADGSTDVGNVSYEVPTAQPTLQIGLGLEAHTPEFTCASGSEYGLDQAIKGAKIMAVVALRYAMSKF
- a CDS encoding peptide ABC transporter substrate-binding protein, with protein sequence MMDKRNLLKLMVLALGVSVILFVFGYPRGAQHIDEHTIRYVLEQEPSTLDPAKSNTSPEATVQLQLFDGLVRLNDESEPEPALAKSWEISEDGLEYTFHLRPDLKWSNGEPLTARDFEYAWKRALNPDVHADNAYMLYVLKNGEAYNNGDAEADDVGVKAVDDDTLVVTLENPTAYFLKLLASHGYYPVNKKAVEAHENWASEAETLVSNGPYRLLRWHHNGEMDFVKNPNYWDADSVKTENMNWPISESQSTRLTLVEGGEADMTVEPPVADQQRLEEAGLLHIGPMLGNYYYVFNVTAEPFTDPEVRKAFSMVINRADIVKNIVKGGKEAAYAFVPYGMLESNGRDDFREAGSYLVYEDVEQAKEILRNAGYGKNRPLPPITILYNTSELHKSIAEAIQAAWTEAFGADVRLQNQETKVFLADREAGKYQVARASWVADYSDPQNFLEVFSAEDNDGQYHSEEYNDLIARIRVTPNGPERDALMHEAEKMIFDESLVMPLYFTTQPYVTNGTIQDYFWTTLGLVDFKKAYK
- a CDS encoding S66 peptidase family protein, translating into MEWKYPKRLAPGMTIGCIAPASSSDESLEMIQQICRAKGYDIIFGESCRSKGLYGGSAEKQAEEFQWMMTDGPCDAVLALRGGYGTMRYLDKIDYDAVREYKKPFIGYSDCTALHMAINRYSRLVTYHGPMGVDFKPERHDDIDALFSAVEGKLQVIEPLPEPPRGAIGTELGDGILRGGNMTMLSMLCGTPYFFEDDSVEDTILFIEDIGEAPYKLDRMLQQWRLSGLLNRIKGLMVGTFTDCDGDEGEREYDIGYEALRYMEENRKSSLPDPFVCYVPTGHGTPHQTLPLGAHVHFRYISNTIVLSPYTS